The following nucleotide sequence is from Larus michahellis chromosome 10, bLarMic1.1, whole genome shotgun sequence.
AAAAGCTAACATTGCCTTCTATGGGACGCACTGTTTGGGTTAGTAGTCATGGAATGTGGACTACCGATTTTCCAGTGGAAGGCCCATGACACCGACACATATTGGGATTGTTGACACTCTGTCCTCTCTGGCAAAAACAACCCCTTGTGCCACCTCTATGGGGCCGGATCAAACGGGAAGCAGGAGACCCTTGGCAGTATCTGAACACAGGAACTGTAGTTGGATGGACTTTGGAATCCATCTTTACACCCCAGATAATGGCTTTCCAGAATCGCATGATGCTGTAGAAACTTATGGGACAAATCAAGGCATTGGCTAGTGTGACCCGAGTGGACtgggaaaattaaattaacagcTGCAACGACATTGCAAAACGGACTGGTATTAGATCTGCTATTACTGCATGAAAATGGAGTGTGTGGATATTCAGACTTAGTAAATGACACCTGATGTGTTCATATACCAAATGTGACTAAACATCTTGATGAACAACACATAAAGCGCGTGACTGAGACAAGGGATGGAAATAACATGGTTGAATAAGCTGTTACACAGACTGGGATTTTCACTATCAGGATGGCTTGCTTCTTTATTGCAATCTGTGATTATTGCAGTCATTGCAGTCATTGTTTTTTGTGTGATATTGGCTTGTGTCAAATCTATGTTGACCCGCGTGTTTAATTCATCAGGTGTGTATGATCTCTGGCAGGACAGAATTGAAGGTGAGTCCTGAAGTGGAGGAAGAGAAGTCTAATcatgtaatcatagaatcttcatggttggaaaggacctttgagatcatcaagtccaaccatacaaaaaaaccccaaacccctacaatctctgccgctagagcatgACCTGAAGTGCCAGAGCGATATATGTAAGGGATAACCCCAAAATTGGTTTTATGAGTGTGTGATTTGGATTTCAATTCAAGTGACTATAATCACAGGGTGGATAATGTGGAATTTTGGTAATGAGGTGGAGTCTCTGTGCCCAATGCGTGGCGGGCTGTGTGCTCTACCCCAACAGGACCTCCCGGGCCTTCGCCTATGTGGGCTACAATGGCCAGGACTTCCTCAGCTTCAACACGGACAATGTTACATGGCTGCTGTCCCAAGACACCGACCTGTCGCGCTACGTCCAGGCTGTTCTCCAGAACTATACTGCCTTTACTGAGATGGTGGAAGTCCTCTTCAACGATACCTGTGTTGACGACATGGAGGTGTTACTGGCCCATGGGAAGGCAGCTCTGGAGAGACaaggtgagacaccccccctgAGCCTGgcacggccaccgcaaagcccccCACTCACTGGGGACAAAAGTGGTGCCCCACCAGGGCTTCCCCCACCCCTTTGCTCTCACACCCCAGAGATGCCCGTGGCCACGGTCTTCGCCCGCACACCCAGACCAGACCAGCTCCTGCTGGTTTGCCATGTCACCGGCTTCTACCCGCGGCCCATCAGCGTGGCCTGGCTGCGGGACGGCCAGGAGGTGCCACCAGGCCCGACGCTCAACACCAGCGCCATCCTGCCCAACGCCGACCTCACCTACCAGCTCCGCAGCGTCCTGGCCGTGGCCCCCCGTGATGGGCACAGCTACGCCTGCCGCGTGCGGCACAGCAGCCTGGGCACGCGCAGCCTCCTCATCCCTTGGGGTAGGTGCCACCCACGGGGACAGGGATAGGACTCCTGAGCTGCCCTGCCCCACGGAATGGAGCAAAGCTGGGAAAGCTCATGGCAGCCTCTGCTTGTGTTTCTCAGGGAACTCGGAGGTGGTGCTGATCGCAGGGCTCGGGGCcgggctgctggcagctgtggCTGCTATCACAGCGCTTTGGGTGTGGAGACGCAGGTGAGGCCCTTTCTGCCCCGTGGAGCtgcagtgggagaggaggggaggaaatgcCCCAGGGGATGGCTGCACTTAGCAGCGAAGCTCCTGCTCCAACCCTGCCAGCAGCTGTCTGCACCCCATGAAACCTCTTGCATGGAGTACCTATGAGCAATCCCCCTCTCATTTCAGAAAGCACCAGCAGATGGAGGAATCGGAGTCCAGGAACTCCATCCTGAGCAAAGAAGCTTAGCCTGGAAGGGAGTCAACAGCCCCCGTTTCCttccaccaccctcacagggacAAAAACTCTACCTTTTTCTGCTTCAGCAAAATTCTGGACACTGCTGAGTGCGAGATCAGCTCGACTCAGAGATGCAGGGGGGGAACCTGGGGGTATCCTGACCAGCTTCGATTTGCTAAGCAGACAAGGATGCAAGTCTGAGACCTTCTCACTCGTTACACATGATCACTTCTTACCTCGTGGCACTGTCCCATACACTCATGGAGGCTCTTTAGGGCACCCCAGTGCCCAGTTGCAATTTCTTCCAGTTCTGGTACAATAACACATTTATCCATAGGCAGTAAGCTGTGCCCTTCTACTGTCACTTTCTAGCGTTTTTTCCTAAAAGCTGCCTTTATTAACCATATTCCAGAACTTTTCCACACAGACTAACAACACCTGGCCACAAACCAGTGCTGAGTAACACTGAAGCTCTGATGTAATCTGTGGGAATTGCAGATgtgtataaaatgaaattaaaatgttgatGTTTTCACTAAGAACGCGTGCCTTTCCTCAGGATTTGGATGGGCTTGGGGATATTTTGACCAGCTGCAAATGGAAGCTGGAGAACCACTGAATCATTTGGGCTAATTGCAGgaaacaccaaaggaaaaaaaaggataaaagagtATTTGTGCATATACAAACACGTTCTTACATATTTCATGGAAATAAGCAACTGTGTACATGGGGGTAAAGTGCCCCCAAGCCTCCCAATTAAGGAGAAGAAGGAAGTGAATCTCCCATCAGAGACAGTGGAATTCAGACAGGCATAGGAAGGAAGTTAGTTCGTGCTCCCAATCAACCACACTCTTGAATGTTCTTCAAAAGGCTTGGTTTCACAGGACAACTTCCTGGCAAAGTTGCACGGGAAAAGTCTCTGGCAGCTACGTGTGAGCCAACTATCTACTGAGTCAGAAGAAAACCTGGCTGGCCTATGGCCACATCCACCACAACTCCGCTGGGGCGGCTTCTCCCCTGGCCAAACCCTATGACCCAcagtgctgcaggcaggactGGATTTCCCTGACGCTCAGAGTCAACCGCCGGCACTGCAGGGCTCAAGGGTCTCCCTGCAGGAGAAGGGATGCTGCATCTCTCCCAGACCTCGCTGAGCTAGGACAGACAGATGAACCTTTCAGCTGCAGGTAGGGCTCACCTCGGGGCTGGGAGCCCGCAGTCTCAGCATCAACAGGGCACATGGGGCAATTCGTCTCCCAGATGGAGGGAAACACCCTGCAGCACTCATGGGACGTGGCAGGATGAAGCTCACCCAACAAACCTGGAGAGCGGATGCAGCCGGTGAGCAAACATGGTAAGAAAAGGTGGTCATGTGTATGATCTCCCAAGAGAACCTACAATAACACTGTCACGGTTTGGTCTCAGATGGtgacaaagaaccacgtgccgctcgctcgaaCTCCCCCCCTCCACGGGGAaggatcagaagaaaaaggcaaaactc
It contains:
- the LOC141749192 gene encoding T-cell surface glycoprotein CD1b-1-like, whose protein sequence is MRWSLCAQCVAGCVLYPNRTSRAFAYVGYNGQDFLSFNTDNVTWLLSQDTDLSRYVQAVLQNYTAFTEMVEVLFNDTCVDDMEVLLAHGKAALERQEMPVATVFARTPRPDQLLLVCHVTGFYPRPISVAWLRDGQEVPPGPTLNTSAILPNADLTYQLRSVLAVAPRDGHSYACRVRHSSLGTRSLLIPWGNSEVVLIAGLGAGLLAAVAAITALWVWRRRKHQQMEESESRNSILSKEA